The sequence GGAGTAACCGAACTTAGAAACAAAACAACTATGGATTTAATTGAAAACCACAACATCACAGCAATTAGAGGAAACATGAGCGAAATCAAAGCAATTGCAAAATTGTCAAATGTCTTAGATGAAACCAACCTCGCAAAAGGTGTTGACGCCAATATCGAAGATGTCATTACAGAAGAAAACCTAAAAGAAAATGGAGAACTGATATCAAAGTTGGCTACAAAACTGAATACAGTAATACTTGCTAGCGGACCAATTGACATTTTAAGCGACGGCAAGACAACAATAGCTGTTGATAACGGAGATGAAATGATGCCTTTAATAACCGGCAGCGGCTGTATGCTGTCATCTATTGTTGGAACATGTATCGGCGGCGCAACACCACTGGAAGGAAGTCTTATTGCACTTTTAGCAATGAATATTGCTGGTGAAAGAGCAAGAGCAAAAGTCGATGAAAATGATGAAGGCACAGGTTCATTTAGAGCATATCTAATTGATTATCTCTATAAAACCGATAGTGAAACATTAAAAAACAAATCAAACATTATGATATTATGAAAGATATAGATTTATCCCTTTACCTTGTAACTGATAAAAGCGATGATGTTGACAGATTCTTAAATACAATAGAAGAAGCCATAAAAGGTGGAGTCAGTGTAGTTCAGATTAGAGAAAAAACTGCCGAAACACTGGACTTTTATAATTTGGCTTTAAGAGTAAAGGAAATTACAGCAAAATACAACATCCCCCTAATAATTAATGACAGGGTCGATGTGGCATTAGCTATTGATGCTGAGGGAGTGCATGTAGGTCAAAGTGACATGCCCTGTGACATAACAAGAAAATTAATTGGCAAAGATAAAATTCTGGGAGTTTCAGCAGCAACTATTGGAGAAGCGCAAAAAGCGCAAAAAGACGGTGCAGATTACATCGGAACCGGTGCGTTATTTCCAACTGCAACTAAAGATGATGCTCCATCAATTACCAAGCAGGATTTAAAAGAAATCGCTGAGTCTATTGACATTCCGGTTGTTGCAATTGGAGGGATTACTCTTGACAATGCATCTGAGTTAACAGATACCGGAATTGCAGGATTATCTGTTGTAAGTGCAATAATGAGTGCAGAAAATCCAAAAGAATCCTCACAAAAATTATTAAATATATTTAATAAAAAAATAGAAAAGTAAAAAAAATTATTTTTTACTATTTTTTAAAGCTTCAACAGCTGCTAGTTTTTTACCGGCTAGCATGCTAATACAAGCTCCACCACCACTGCTTACATGACTCATCTGATTATCACAGCCAAGACCTACAGTAGCTGCTGCAATATGTCCCCCTCCAATGATTGAAAAACCATCAGAATTTGCAATTGCATTAATCAAGTCCTCTGTTCCTATTGCAAATTTAGGATCTTCAAAAACACCTGCAGGACCATTTGCAAATATTGTTTTAGCATCCCTAATTTCTTTTGCATATAAATCAATTGTTTTTGCACCAATATCAAAAATAGCCTCATTTGGGATTTGGCTAGCATCAATATCTACACGAACACCATCTATTTCACAAGCAACATCAATAGGATACTTTACTTTATCTCCAAATCTTTCAATTAAATCCCTAGATTTTTCAACCATGTCTTCATATCCTCGGCTGACTATAAAATCTTTATTGACCTGACCTATATCTGCTCCAGATGCCCATAAAACAATATTTCCAACAATACCAGTTGTTAAAATGGCATCAGCAGTTCCATTACTTAATACATTCTCCATAACATCAATAGAATCGTCGGGTTTCATTCCACCCAATAAAAAGACACATGGATGCTGTACATTATCCAATGCATCCTGAATCACAGTCAGTTCTTTTTCCATTACACGGCCTGCAGCAGATGGAGTATTGACAGTAAATCCCACCAGAGAGGCTTGTGACCTGTGCGCTGCTGCAAATGCATCATTAACAAAGTAATCAATTAATGGAGACAAATGTCTTACAAGCAATGTTTTTGATTGCTCTTCAGGAGTTCTTGAAAGAGATTCTTCTGAGAAAAACCTTGCATTTTCAAGTAAAAGAATTTCGTGAGGTTTTAAATCGCGAATAGCCTCTTTTGCAACATTTGCAAAAATGGAATCGATATATTTTACTCTTAAATTCAATATATCTGATAAAGCATCGGCATGTTGGGACAAGGTTGTGAAATCCTTTTTGCCCGGACGGCTTTGATGAGCAAGAAGCACTACTTTAGCCCCCCTTTTAGACAGTTCTTTAATAGTTTGAGCATGTAATTTCAATCTCGTATCATCTAAAATAATGCCGGAACCGGGATCTACCGGCGAATTAATATCAACCCTTACAAGCACAGTCTTATTTTCAATATCAAAATCATCAATCGTATTAAATTCAGCCATTTTCTCACTCTATAATTTACTTACCAAATCAAGCAAAGCGTCTTTTGGATTTTCTGCTTTAATGATACCTGATGCAAGCAGCACCCCATCAGCACCCAAATCCATAGCTGCCTTCATATCATCACCAGTTGTAATGCCCGCACCGCATAAAACTTTAATATCCTTATTAATTGATTTAACTTCATTAACAGTATCTTCAACAACTTCAGGTTGAGCCTGAGATACTGGAATTCCTGTTCCAATAAGTTCCGGAGGTTCAACAGCAACGGCAACAGGTCCTAGAGCCGCAACCGCTTTTGAAGTTTCAATGTTGTTGGTACATACACATGATTCGATTTCATATTCTCTGCATAATTTTATGACTTCATCAATATCTGCCAGTTTCATTCTTTTCTCAGAATGGTTGATCAATGATCCGCTAATTCCCGCATCAATCAAGGTATTGATTAAATTAGAGCCAGTATGGCCTCCCGGAGAAAATGAATCTATATGTTGGGCAAAAACAGGGATGAAAGTTTCCTGATTTATCCTGTAAACGTCTGCAGCCTGAGGAGCGGCAACCATAGTAATTCCAGATTCTTCAGCAGCGCTTTCCAAATCCTTTGCAAGTTCTAAAGCATTTAAACCACTTGATTCTAAATAAGTTTTATAATTCAATATCACAATTGGTGTGTCCATAATAATCCCACGCAAACTATTAATTAATAATATTTGATTACATTATTAAATAAATTTTTGATTATAGTCAATTTTTATAATTTTTTCCGATATCTCTCATTAAGTTGGCTTATAAAAATGTATATATTACCATGACTAAAAATAATACTGATTTTATGTCATTTAATAAAAACCAGATTGAAAAATTAGAAAAAAGCGGGTACCGGTTTGTAGGCAAACACGGCCATGCAGCTGTTAAAACCTGTCATTGGACCCGTCAAAGTATTGTTGATAAAGGAGTTTGTTATAAAGAAAAATTCTATGGAATCAAATCACATAGATGCCTTCAAATGTCTCCTGCAGTTCCAAACTGTCAGCAGGAATGCGAATTCTGCTGGAGAGATCTGACTTATACCCAAACAGAATGGGAAGATAAGGACTATGACAATCCCAAAACCATAATTGATGAAGCTATTGAAGCTCAAAATAATTTATTGTGCGGTTTTTATGGAAATGACAAAGCAAATAAAAAGAAATTAGAAGAAATTAAAAAGCCGAATAATGCCGCAATATCTCTTGCCGGAGAGCCAACCATTTATCCCAAAATTGATGAACTGATTGGTGAGTTTAACCGCAGAGATTTTACAACTTTTGTAGTCAGCAATGGCCAATGCGTTGACAGATTAAGAAATCTGGAAAATGATCCATACCAACTATATCTTTCCTTAGATGCGCCTAACGAGAAAATATTCAATGATGTGTGCAGACCTAGAATAAGTAATGCTTGGAGCAATTTAAATGAATCACTTGAAACATTGGCTAGTTTTAACTCACGGACATGTATAAGGAATACCTGCGTTAAGGGAAGAAATATGGAACAGCCTGAAAAATATGCCGAACTAATTAAAAAGGCAGACCCCGATTATGTAGAAATAAAAGCATACATGTGTGTCGGTTCCTCACGTGACCGCTTAACATTGGAAAATATGCCCTCCTTTGAAGAAGTTAAAAGTTTTGCAAAAAAAATAGGAAATGAATGTGGTAAAGAATTGGTAAATGAATCTGAAATTAGTCGTGTTGTTTTGCTCGAATAGCTTTTTTACTAAATTCAAATACTCTACCTAACTCTTTTTATTATTATTCTTTTAACTGATTACAGAGCTCAACAGCTTTTTTAGCTGCTTTTTCCATTGAAATTTCATATGG comes from Methanobrevibacter sp. and encodes:
- the thiM gene encoding hydroxyethylthiazole kinase, which gives rise to MTNKTELINNLEDNLINIKNKNTLTHCITNSVTINDCANAILAIGGSPFMAEDAEELEEVVTIADVLVINIGKLSKNQINAMKLGCTTADKTNTPIVLDPVGVGVTELRNKTTMDLIENHNITAIRGNMSEIKAIAKLSNVLDETNLAKGVDANIEDVITEENLKENGELISKLATKLNTVILASGPIDILSDGKTTIAVDNGDEMMPLITGSGCMLSSIVGTCIGGATPLEGSLIALLAMNIAGERARAKVDENDEGTGSFRAYLIDYLYKTDSETLKNKSNIMIL
- the thiE gene encoding thiamine phosphate synthase codes for the protein MKDIDLSLYLVTDKSDDVDRFLNTIEEAIKGGVSVVQIREKTAETLDFYNLALRVKEITAKYNIPLIINDRVDVALAIDAEGVHVGQSDMPCDITRKLIGKDKILGVSAATIGEAQKAQKDGADYIGTGALFPTATKDDAPSITKQDLKEIAESIDIPVVAIGGITLDNASELTDTGIAGLSVVSAIMSAENPKESSQKLLNIFNKKIEK
- a CDS encoding phosphoglycerate kinase, which encodes MAEFNTIDDFDIENKTVLVRVDINSPVDPGSGIILDDTRLKLHAQTIKELSKRGAKVVLLAHQSRPGKKDFTTLSQHADALSDILNLRVKYIDSIFANVAKEAIRDLKPHEILLLENARFFSEESLSRTPEEQSKTLLVRHLSPLIDYFVNDAFAAAHRSQASLVGFTVNTPSAAGRVMEKELTVIQDALDNVQHPCVFLLGGMKPDDSIDVMENVLSNGTADAILTTGIVGNIVLWASGADIGQVNKDFIVSRGYEDMVEKSRDLIERFGDKVKYPIDVACEIDGVRVDIDASQIPNEAIFDIGAKTIDLYAKEIRDAKTIFANGPAGVFEDPKFAIGTEDLINAIANSDGFSIIGGGHIAAATVGLGCDNQMSHVSSGGGACISMLAGKKLAAVEALKNSKK
- the tpiA gene encoding triose-phosphate isomerase yields the protein MDTPIVILNYKTYLESSGLNALELAKDLESAAEESGITMVAAPQAADVYRINQETFIPVFAQHIDSFSPGGHTGSNLINTLIDAGISGSLINHSEKRMKLADIDEVIKLCREYEIESCVCTNNIETSKAVAALGPVAVAVEPPELIGTGIPVSQAQPEVVEDTVNEVKSINKDIKVLCGAGITTGDDMKAAMDLGADGVLLASGIIKAENPKDALLDLVSKL
- the twy1 gene encoding 4-demethylwyosine synthase TYW1, with product MSFNKNQIEKLEKSGYRFVGKHGHAAVKTCHWTRQSIVDKGVCYKEKFYGIKSHRCLQMSPAVPNCQQECEFCWRDLTYTQTEWEDKDYDNPKTIIDEAIEAQNNLLCGFYGNDKANKKKLEEIKKPNNAAISLAGEPTIYPKIDELIGEFNRRDFTTFVVSNGQCVDRLRNLENDPYQLYLSLDAPNEKIFNDVCRPRISNAWSNLNESLETLASFNSRTCIRNTCVKGRNMEQPEKYAELIKKADPDYVEIKAYMCVGSSRDRLTLENMPSFEEVKSFAKKIGNECGKELVNESEISRVVLLE